In Nostoc edaphicum CCNP1411, the sequence TTTATCGAAAATGGCAGAATGACCGTAAAGGCAGTTCCCACGCCGATCGCACTTTCGACAATAATCTCGCCGCCATGCAAATCTACAGCCTGCTTGACGATGGACATCCCTAATCCCATTCCTGGGATATTACCTACATTACTAGCGCGATGGAAGGGTTCAAATATATGTTCAATGTCAGAAGCAGGAATGCCAATACCAGAGTCTTGAGTCTGGAATATAGCTTGATCGTTGACAGTGGTGACAGAAAACTTAACTATGCTACCAATGGGAGAGTATTTTAGACAATTCGAGAATAAATTACTCAAGATTTGCCGCAGTAGTTTAGCGTCTAAGTTAGCTAGTGTACATTGGTATTCACTGCTAAAAGCGATCGCATGTTGTGAGCGATCGCTCTGTTGTAATTCTTCTAAGAGATCACGACAAAATTCCACCAAATTCAGAGGTGTGGGATTAAACTCTAACTTGCCTGTTTCATCCTGATTCAGCACCAATACATCATCCAACAACTGGGTTATATGCATAACCGATGTTTGAATGCGACGCAGGTGGATATTTTGTCGCTCGTCGCTCCAGAGATGGCGATAATGTTCTAGCAATTCCGCAGAAGAGTGGATGGTAGCCAAAGGGTTGCGAAACTCATGGGATGTAGTGGTGAGTAAGCGGGATTTAAGTTCACTAAACTGCCTTTCTTTGGCAAGTGCTTGTCGCATCGCATCTTCTGCCCATTGCAGCTTGGCTTGGGTTCGCTTGCTTTCGCTAATGTCCCGCACTAGCCAGCGCAGACCAACTAACTTACCTTGTTGATTACGGATAGCAACCACCTTAACCGCAGCAATAATGGGTGTTTTGTCACGCGGTCGCAGGTTTACCTCCCACTCTTGTATTTTCCATTCTGGGGTTTCAGTGCGATCGCGCAGATGATTCAGTTTTAAATGAAAAGTAATTATTTCTTTCTCAAGCACAAAAATCTCTAGGAGTCTACCCAACAGGAAACTTTTGGAAATGTTGAGCAGAGTGGTAGCGGCTGAGTTAGCTTCCTGAATTACCCCTTTTATATCAGTGACAAAATAAGCGTCTGGTACTTCCTCAAATAGTTCTTGGTAGCGTTGACGCTGGGCTACCAAAGCCTGTTGAGCGTTGGATAATTCTTCATTCTGCTGCTTTAGGTCTTCATTAACTAATTGCAGTTCTTCCAAAGCTAGGTGAACTTCTCTGAATACTGCGGTGACGAGTTCAATATCTTCCTGTGCTTTTTGCTGTTCACTCTGGCGTTGCAAAAGGGCAACGCGTTGCCGCATATTGTGTATTTGCAAGGCCAAATCGTCCAAATTCACGCTCTTGCTCCTAATTTGGATATCTAAAGTTGGGTTTTCTTTTAGATTCCCTACTTAGAGGATCTTAGCTTTTGGAGTTTAGCAGTTATGTCAAGTTCTTATGAACACTTATAGTTAAGGCTCACGCAAAGACACAGGAAGGGGATACAATCCGGTTCGGATAAGGCTTTTTGATGACACGCCGCTAATCGCAAAGACGCGATAAATCGCCGTCTCTACAAAGGACTGATTATTGTAAAGACGGCGATTTATCGCGTCTCTTGCCTTGCCCGATATAATAAGATGTTCTTTGAAGCATTGCTAGCAAAAGCTCTCCATCCAAAGCATGAATGAGCCTGAGCAATAGCACTCTCGTTATGTATAACGGTGAGAAACAACTATTAACTATTGACTTTATACTATTGACTATTGACTAATAGGTGAGGGTAACAAAAATATGGCTGCAAAAAAACTTTTGATGCTGATTGGCGACTATGTAGAAGACTATGAAGTGATGGTTCCTTTTCAGGCATTGCAAATGGTGGGACACACTGTCCATGCAGTTTGCCCAGACAAAAAAGCTGGCGACAAGGTGCGGACAGCAATTCACGACTTTGAAGGAGACCAGACTTACAGCGAAAAACCTGGTCACAATTTCACTTTGAATGCTACCTTTGCAGAAGTCGAAGCCGTAACCTATGATGCCTTAGTCATTCCCGGAGGACGGGCACCAGAATATATCCGCCTAAATCAGCAGGTGCTAGAAATCACCCGTCACTTTGCCCAAACAAATAAACCGATTGCTGCCATCTGCCACGGCTTGCAGTTATTGGCAGCTGCTGATGTATTGCAAGGTAAGAAATGTACTGGTTATCCTGCTTGTAGTCCAGATGTTAAGAGTGCTGGAGGAATTTATGTTGATATCCCTGTTGATGAGGCAATAGTGGACGGGAACTTGGTAACAGCACCAGCTTGGCCTGCTCACCCCCGTTGGCTGGCAGAATTCCTCAAAGTACTTGGAACTAAGATTGAACACCCAGAACTGACTACAGTTGTATGAAGAGTCCTGAGTTCCAAGTGCTGTTAGTGGTAGCGGGGCGTTTAGCCCGTGCTGAGTTGAAAGACCGCCCACACTCTTGCGGGGCTTTTACGCCCTGTGCGAAGTACTGAGTACTTCTTAAATTTACTCAGCACTCAGCACTCAGCACTCAGCACTGAGTTGTGTAAATTATCAGTGGCATTACGCTGCGCTACGCCCTAAAGTGTCTCCCCTTCTCTACGAGACGCTGTTCGTGTAGGGAGAAGACCTTACTTGTTCACAACAGACGACTGAAAATTATATATTTTTGGAATGGAACTTAATGCAGTAAAAACTACTATTTTTTAATAAATTGCCGTGGGTGGAATTTGCAGCTAGGATGTCAAAAGTAAAGCACCGATACAATCTGATTTATCCACCTGACAAGCCACGTTTAGGACAAACTCTCAGTAAATGGAATACTTATTTACATTAGGTGAAACAATTTGAAATTTTGCTTCTAGAATTTTAAATTTCTTAGCAGTAAGTGAAGCTATAGTGGATTTAGCAATGCTGCTGTTAATGTGGCTAAGGTTAGTCCTGCTGCCAAATTATGTGAAGAATTAGTTTAGAAACGCACTTCTTATCGATGACAGGCAAAAACGCAAGACATAATGCATTTCTGCGGCTAGTGTCTGGTAATGGGGCAGCTTCTGGATCAGAATCTCGCTACTCCCTGCCCCCCAGTAAAGAAATGGTAATTGGACGCGACCCCAGCTGCCAAGTTGTCTTGGATGCCATGATGTACCGAATGGTATCTCGTCGTCATGCAGTGGTTCGTCCCCTCTCTCTATCCCCAGATAGCAAATTTAGCTGGGTGCTTTGTGACTTGAATAGTGCTAATGGCACTTATTTGAATGGACAGCGCTTGTATGAATGTCAAGAATTGCACCCAGGCGATCGCATTTCTCTAGGTGCTGATGGACCGCAATACGTTTTTGAGTACGAGTATACCTTACTCACCCCGGCGACGACAGTGAACCAAGTTACACCACTGCCTTCGGCGACAAACTACCACGGTCACACACAATTAAAGCAGCCAGATTCTGTTAGCTTCACCCAACTTTTTCCAATTATTTCCACTGGTA encodes:
- a CDS encoding PAS domain-containing sensor histidine kinase: MQIHNMRQRVALLQRQSEQQKAQEDIELVTAVFREVHLALEELQLVNEDLKQQNEELSNAQQALVAQRQRYQELFEEVPDAYFVTDIKGVIQEANSAATTLLNISKSFLLGRLLEIFVLEKEIITFHLKLNHLRDRTETPEWKIQEWEVNLRPRDKTPIIAAVKVVAIRNQQGKLVGLRWLVRDISESKRTQAKLQWAEDAMRQALAKERQFSELKSRLLTTTSHEFRNPLATIHSSAELLEHYRHLWSDERQNIHLRRIQTSVMHITQLLDDVLVLNQDETGKLEFNPTPLNLVEFCRDLLEELQQSDRSQHAIAFSSEYQCTLANLDAKLLRQILSNLFSNCLKYSPIGSIVKFSVTTVNDQAIFQTQDSGIGIPASDIEHIFEPFHRASNVGNIPGMGLGMSIVKQAVDLHGGEIIVESAIGVGTAFTVILPFSINLHL
- a CDS encoding DJ-1/PfpI family protein, whose amino-acid sequence is MAAKKLLMLIGDYVEDYEVMVPFQALQMVGHTVHAVCPDKKAGDKVRTAIHDFEGDQTYSEKPGHNFTLNATFAEVEAVTYDALVIPGGRAPEYIRLNQQVLEITRHFAQTNKPIAAICHGLQLLAAADVLQGKKCTGYPACSPDVKSAGGIYVDIPVDEAIVDGNLVTAPAWPAHPRWLAEFLKVLGTKIEHPELTTVV